A region of Deinococcus rubellus DNA encodes the following proteins:
- a CDS encoding S41 family peptidase, which yields MNRLLTRRALLLSVGLLSACGTAPQIAAPPANSSGSSARSNDLPTVPRLMRPAQPDCSAQSLASQLSGGDLARLAYTSFAPGRLSAQTSAATLAGLLTDTRTLINTTYYGFSTVDLQALHETWEANFRKTFGSLEQAIPAAADPLMDQYVSGINDEHTFYLDPASYQALKNQSSGAPTSGPRFGFSLAAVPGEDGAVLTDVGAGTPAAQAGLQRGDTILSVNAALLTRDGQDDNAAASAYSGVLGAAAKSGQSVTLGIRRGAAQLSVSVTPAVIASSSLPSGQLVGSTYLLRIPSFATEGTAQRVHDLVRAAQSAGASRLIVDLRGNRGGLVSEATAVSAAFTPQLAGQTLEFLDAQDYTFFYQGSSAVGQVAVRGVCFSGSQALTTIQNPARWTGKLEVLVNAESASASEVVTETLQKAGATALGEVTVGVGNTATNINDLPGLRGLSVTVARSRSLDGQYLTARVAPDVAVSDDLKALAHGTDLPLEAALARGQ from the coding sequence GTGAACCGATTGCTGACCCGCCGCGCCCTGCTTCTTTCCGTGGGCCTGTTGAGTGCCTGCGGCACCGCCCCGCAGATTGCCGCCCCGCCCGCCAACAGCTCCGGCAGCAGTGCCCGCAGCAATGACCTACCCACCGTGCCCAGACTGATGCGCCCGGCCCAGCCCGACTGCTCGGCGCAGAGCCTGGCCTCGCAGCTCAGCGGTGGCGATCTGGCCCGGCTGGCCTATACCAGCTTCGCGCCGGGCCGCCTCAGCGCCCAGACCAGCGCCGCGACACTGGCAGGCCTGCTCACCGATACCCGCACGCTCATCAACACGACGTATTACGGCTTCAGCACGGTGGATTTGCAAGCGCTTCACGAAACGTGGGAAGCCAATTTCCGCAAGACCTTCGGCAGCTTAGAGCAGGCCATTCCCGCCGCCGCCGACCCCCTGATGGATCAGTACGTCTCAGGCATCAACGACGAGCACACCTTCTACCTCGACCCCGCCAGCTATCAGGCACTCAAGAATCAGAGCAGCGGCGCGCCGACCAGCGGCCCGCGCTTCGGCTTCAGCCTGGCCGCCGTACCGGGCGAGGACGGCGCGGTGCTGACCGACGTGGGCGCGGGCACGCCTGCCGCTCAGGCAGGCCTGCAGCGCGGCGACACCATCCTGAGCGTGAACGCCGCACTGCTCACCCGTGACGGCCAGGACGACAACGCGGCGGCCAGCGCCTACTCCGGGGTACTTGGTGCGGCGGCCAAATCCGGCCAGAGCGTGACGCTCGGCATCCGGCGCGGCGCGGCGCAACTCTCCGTGTCGGTGACGCCCGCCGTGATCGCCAGCAGTTCCCTGCCGTCCGGCCAGCTCGTCGGCTCAACGTATCTGCTGAGGATTCCCTCATTTGCCACCGAGGGCACCGCCCAGCGAGTTCACGATCTGGTGAGGGCAGCCCAGAGCGCCGGAGCCAGCCGCCTGATCGTGGATCTGCGCGGCAACCGGGGCGGGCTGGTCAGCGAGGCCACCGCCGTCAGCGCCGCCTTCACGCCCCAACTGGCCGGACAGACCCTGGAATTTCTCGACGCGCAGGACTACACCTTCTTCTATCAGGGCAGCAGTGCGGTCGGCCAGGTGGCAGTGCGCGGGGTGTGCTTTTCCGGCAGCCAGGCGCTGACCACCATCCAGAATCCGGCGCGGTGGACCGGCAAGCTGGAGGTGCTGGTCAACGCCGAGAGTGCCAGCGCCAGCGAGGTGGTCACCGAGACGCTGCAAAAAGCCGGGGCCACCGCGCTGGGCGAGGTCACGGTGGGCGTCGGCAACACCGCCACCAACATCAACGATCTGCCGGGCCTCCGGGGGCTCAGCGTCACGGTGGCGCGCAGCCGCTCGCTGGACGGCCAGTACCTGACGGCCAGAGTCGCGCCGGACGTGGCCGTGAGTGATGACCTGAAGGCGCTGGCGCACGGCACCGATTTGCCGCTGGAGGCGGCGCTGGCACGGGGGCAGTGA
- a CDS encoding LysR family transcriptional regulator, with protein MELRHLRHFVALAEEGHFGRAAERVFVVQQALSNSIKNLEDEVGVPLVLRTTRKVQLTPAGREFLEAARSTLEQADQVIERARRAARGEVGRLTLGFVSGMVFGGLPDVVRTFRERYPNVSVALHELTAQEQELGLRASQLDIGLMLLPVRDPGFAFEALWRQELVVALPSAHPLTRKASLNIADFAHEPFVFFPRQIRAAYYDQVMRWCASAGFAPRIVQEAIEVPTLLSLVAAGLGVFLPIRFFERVSLPGVTYRPIEGAPVVDIVAVWRRQDDNPVVRAFLQVAREVLISERVGED; from the coding sequence ATGGAACTGCGCCACCTGCGTCATTTTGTCGCTCTGGCCGAGGAAGGCCACTTCGGACGCGCCGCCGAGCGGGTGTTTGTCGTGCAGCAGGCGCTCTCCAATTCCATCAAGAATCTGGAAGACGAGGTGGGCGTGCCGCTGGTGCTGCGGACCACCCGCAAGGTGCAGCTCACTCCGGCGGGGCGCGAGTTTCTGGAAGCGGCCCGCTCGACGCTTGAGCAGGCCGATCAGGTCATCGAGCGGGCGCGGCGGGCGGCCAGAGGCGAGGTGGGCCGCCTGACTCTGGGCTTCGTCTCGGGGATGGTGTTCGGCGGGCTGCCGGACGTGGTGCGGACCTTTCGTGAGCGCTACCCGAACGTCAGCGTGGCCCTCCATGAACTCACCGCCCAGGAGCAGGAACTCGGTCTTCGGGCCTCGCAACTCGACATCGGGCTGATGCTGCTGCCGGTGCGCGATCCGGGTTTCGCGTTTGAGGCGCTGTGGCGGCAGGAACTGGTGGTAGCGCTGCCGAGTGCCCACCCGCTGACCCGCAAGGCGTCTTTGAACATCGCCGACTTTGCCCACGAGCCGTTCGTATTCTTCCCGCGCCAGATTCGCGCCGCTTACTACGATCAGGTGATGCGCTGGTGCGCCTCAGCAGGTTTTGCGCCGCGCATCGTGCAGGAGGCCATCGAGGTGCCCACCCTGCTGTCGCTGGTCGCGGCGGGCCTGGGTGTGTTTTTGCCGATCCGCTTTTTCGAGCGCGTTTCGCTGCCGGGCGTCACCTACCGGCCCATTGAAGGTGCGCCCGTGGTCGACATCGTGGCAGTGTGGCGCAGGCAGGACGACAACCCGGTGGTGCGGGCCTTTTTGCAGGTGGCGCGGGAAGTGCTGATCTCAGAGCGGGTGGGGGAGGACTGA
- the aceE gene encoding pyruvate dehydrogenase (acetyl-transferring), homodimeric type → MTQTRPRAELPAPEREKLNEIEKQEWLDSLAFVMANAGDERAAQLLEDLDYYAYFHGAPIQFKQNTPYLNTIGTEHQPVYPGDIALELKIRNIIRWNAVAMVVKANKNSDGIGGHLASYASTAELLEVGFNHFFRGHGAGQDRDLLFYQGHTSPGIYSRSFLEGRFDEGHLNRFRRELSTEGPGLSSYPHPWLMPDYWEFPTVSMGLGPIQAIYQARFIKYLENRKLKPVGDAKVWAFLGDGEMDEPQSIGALRFAAYENLDNIIFVLNANLQRLDGPVRANSKVIQEFEALFRGAGWNVIKVVWDGKWDELLSKDYNGTIVKRFELLVDGESQRYAAFGGKELRENFFNTPELKALIEGWSDADLELLNRGGHDVNKVYAAYASAIKHRGSPTVIIARTIKGYALGESAMARNVAHNVKKLDFGALKTLRDTLKLPLTDDQVEHLEYYNPGPDSPEVKYILEHRAALGGQIPARHVEYQMPEVPGQDFYQEFAKGSGERQVSTTMALVQVISKLLRDKELGKLIVPIVPDEARTFGMDALVPRIGIYSPRGQTYKPVDSGSLMAYKESKDGQMLEEGITEDGAMASWIAAGTSYANHGVPTIPFYVFYSMFGLQRVGDLVWAAADQKAKGFLIGATAGRTTLAGEGLQHQDGNSLLQGYVVPNLRMYDPAFAYELAAIVEDGIKKMYVDGEDVFYYIMVDNENEIQPAAPDVEGLHDAIVKGMYRFQKSESKAKLRAQLLASGPAMGAAQEAVKLLEGYGVAADIWSVTSYKQLHQEALAVQRHNMLHPTETPQVSYVAQQLNKDNAPGVLVSVSDYVKLGADGLNGHIDRKLWTLGTDGFGRSEARAELRDFFETDARHVTVMALYALLRDGKIKGDVVAKAISDFGIDPERLAPVVR, encoded by the coding sequence ATGACCCAGACCCGTCCCCGCGCCGAACTGCCCGCGCCCGAGCGCGAAAAACTCAACGAGATCGAAAAGCAGGAGTGGCTCGACTCACTCGCCTTCGTGATGGCCAATGCCGGAGACGAGCGGGCCGCACAGCTGCTCGAAGACCTGGATTACTACGCCTACTTTCACGGCGCGCCGATTCAGTTCAAGCAGAACACGCCGTACCTCAACACCATCGGCACGGAGCATCAGCCGGTCTACCCTGGCGACATCGCGCTGGAGCTGAAAATTCGCAACATCATCCGCTGGAACGCGGTGGCGATGGTCGTCAAGGCCAACAAGAACAGCGACGGCATCGGCGGACACCTGGCCAGCTACGCCAGCACCGCCGAGCTGCTGGAAGTCGGTTTCAACCACTTTTTCCGTGGTCACGGCGCAGGCCAGGACCGCGACCTGCTGTTTTATCAGGGCCATACCTCGCCGGGCATCTACAGCCGCAGCTTTCTGGAGGGCCGTTTTGACGAGGGCCACCTCAACCGCTTTCGCCGCGAGCTGAGCACAGAGGGGCCGGGCCTCTCCAGCTACCCGCACCCGTGGCTGATGCCCGATTACTGGGAATTCCCGACGGTCAGTATGGGCCTCGGCCCGATTCAGGCGATCTATCAGGCCAGGTTCATCAAGTACCTGGAAAACCGCAAGCTCAAGCCGGTCGGCGACGCCAAGGTGTGGGCCTTCCTGGGCGACGGCGAGATGGACGAGCCGCAGAGTATCGGGGCGCTCCGGTTTGCCGCCTACGAGAACCTCGACAACATTATTTTTGTATTGAACGCCAACTTGCAGCGCCTCGACGGGCCGGTGCGGGCCAACTCCAAGGTCATTCAGGAGTTCGAGGCGCTGTTCCGGGGCGCAGGCTGGAACGTCATCAAGGTGGTCTGGGACGGCAAGTGGGACGAACTGCTGAGTAAGGACTACAACGGCACCATCGTCAAGCGCTTCGAGCTGCTGGTGGACGGCGAGTCACAGCGTTACGCGGCCTTCGGCGGCAAGGAACTGCGCGAGAACTTCTTCAACACCCCCGAACTCAAGGCCCTGATCGAGGGCTGGAGCGACGCCGATCTGGAACTGCTCAACCGGGGCGGGCACGACGTCAACAAGGTGTACGCGGCCTACGCCTCGGCCATCAAGCACAGGGGCAGCCCCACCGTGATCATCGCCCGCACCATCAAGGGCTATGCGCTGGGCGAGAGCGCCATGGCCCGCAACGTGGCCCACAACGTCAAGAAGCTGGATTTCGGTGCCCTCAAGACCCTGCGCGACACCCTCAAATTGCCGCTTACCGACGATCAGGTGGAGCACCTGGAGTACTACAATCCTGGCCCCGATTCGCCGGAAGTCAAGTACATCCTGGAGCACCGCGCCGCGCTGGGCGGACAGATTCCGGCCCGCCACGTCGAGTACCAGATGCCCGAGGTGCCGGGACAGGACTTCTATCAGGAGTTCGCCAAGGGCAGCGGCGAGCGCCAGGTCAGCACGACCATGGCGCTGGTGCAGGTCATCAGCAAACTGCTGCGCGACAAAGAGCTGGGCAAGCTGATCGTGCCGATCGTGCCCGACGAGGCCCGCACCTTCGGGATGGACGCGCTGGTGCCGCGCATCGGCATCTACTCGCCACGTGGCCAGACCTACAAACCGGTCGACAGCGGCTCCTTGATGGCCTACAAGGAATCCAAAGACGGCCAGATGCTCGAAGAGGGCATCACCGAGGACGGGGCGATGGCCTCGTGGATCGCGGCGGGCACTTCGTATGCCAACCACGGCGTGCCCACGATTCCCTTTTACGTGTTCTACAGCATGTTCGGCCTCCAGCGCGTGGGCGATCTGGTGTGGGCCGCCGCCGACCAGAAGGCCAAGGGCTTTTTGATCGGGGCCACCGCCGGGCGCACCACCCTGGCGGGCGAGGGCCTCCAGCACCAGGACGGCAACAGTCTGCTCCAAGGCTACGTCGTGCCGAACCTGCGAATGTACGACCCGGCCTTTGCCTACGAGCTGGCCGCCATCGTGGAAGACGGCATCAAGAAGATGTACGTGGACGGCGAGGACGTTTTCTACTACATCATGGTGGACAACGAGAACGAGATTCAGCCCGCCGCGCCCGACGTCGAGGGCCTGCACGACGCCATCGTGAAGGGCATGTACCGTTTTCAGAAGTCCGAAAGCAAGGCCAAGCTGCGTGCCCAACTGCTCGCCAGCGGCCCGGCCATGGGCGCGGCGCAGGAAGCGGTCAAACTGCTCGAAGGCTACGGCGTCGCCGCCGACATCTGGAGCGTGACCAGCTACAAGCAACTGCACCAGGAAGCGCTGGCCGTGCAGCGTCATAACATGCTGCACCCCACCGAAACGCCGCAGGTGAGCTACGTGGCCCAGCAGCTCAACAAGGACAACGCCCCCGGCGTGCTGGTGTCGGTCAGCGACTACGTGAAGCTCGGCGCGGACGGCCTCAACGGTCACATCGACCGCAAGCTGTGGACGCTCGGCACCGACGGCTTCGGGCGCTCTGAGGCCCGGGCCGAGTTACGCGACTTCTTCGAGACCGACGCCCGGCACGTCACGGTAATGGCGCTCTACGCCCTGCTGCGCGACGGCAAGATTAAGGGCGACGTGGTAGCGAAGGCGATCAGCGACTTCGGGATTGACCCGGAGCGGCTGGCCCCGGTGGTTCGCTGA
- the aceF gene encoding dihydrolipoyllysine-residue acetyltransferase, whose amino-acid sequence MPTEIKLPEVGDNIEQGTVVSVLVKVGDTIEAGQAIIEIETDKAVVEVPAEAGGTVAEVKVNVGDSVPVGGVILTLADGAASQAQGVPAASPSEGGGDETMQVKSAPLAVPAAVQQPTPDQGATKQASPTPAASSRTGQNIVLPDVGDNIEQGTVVTVLVSEGDMVTEGQAIVELETDKAVVEVPSSAAGKVASVMVKVGDSVKIGGVLLTLAGGTGAGGAAPAPSVPAQAEQGSTPAPIASDNITEQPNLPPAAQNGGEQPRAQNPNSQGTQNPQTFDGRDVVHAAPSVRRLARELGVNIKSVQGAGPAGRISAEDVQQAAKGGAPAQVAQAQPAAAQAPAPQASAVSQAVPAQAVPAAARLPDFEKWGTVRREDMSGIRKATVRSMNASTSIPMVTQFDKADVTRMEEVRKQFGARVEKAGGKLTMTHILMKVVANTLRKFPKFGASLDLENQQVIYKDYVNLGVAVDTPNGLLVPVLKNADRLSITEMVLQLSELAGRARERKLKPDEMQGATFTISNLGGIGGYAFTPIVNSPEVAILGVSRGGFEPVWNKETETFEPRNMLPLSLSYDHRLIDGADAARFVRAIAESLEDPFLISL is encoded by the coding sequence ATGCCAACCGAAATCAAACTCCCCGAAGTGGGCGACAACATCGAACAGGGCACCGTCGTCAGCGTGCTGGTCAAGGTGGGCGACACCATCGAAGCGGGCCAGGCCATCATCGAAATCGAGACCGACAAGGCTGTCGTGGAAGTCCCCGCCGAGGCAGGCGGCACGGTGGCCGAGGTTAAAGTCAACGTGGGCGACAGCGTGCCGGTGGGCGGCGTCATTTTGACATTGGCAGACGGCGCAGCTTCCCAGGCCCAGGGCGTGCCCGCCGCGTCTCCCAGCGAGGGCGGCGGCGACGAGACCATGCAGGTGAAATCGGCTCCTCTGGCTGTGCCTGCCGCCGTGCAGCAGCCCACTCCCGACCAGGGTGCAACCAAACAGGCCAGCCCTACACCTGCAGCTTCGAGCAGGACCGGACAGAACATCGTGCTGCCGGATGTGGGCGACAACATCGAGCAGGGCACGGTGGTCACGGTGCTGGTCAGCGAGGGCGACATGGTCACCGAGGGGCAGGCCATCGTGGAGCTGGAAACCGACAAGGCCGTGGTGGAAGTGCCCTCCAGCGCGGCGGGCAAGGTCGCTTCAGTGATGGTCAAGGTGGGCGACTCGGTCAAGATCGGCGGCGTGTTGCTGACCCTGGCGGGTGGGACCGGGGCGGGCGGCGCGGCTCCGGCTCCGAGCGTACCCGCTCAAGCTGAGCAAGGGTCCACACCAGCCCCTATCGCCAGCGATAACATCACCGAGCAGCCCAATCTGCCGCCTGCAGCCCAGAACGGCGGCGAGCAGCCCAGAGCGCAGAATCCCAACTCGCAAGGGACCCAGAACCCGCAGACCTTCGACGGACGCGACGTGGTTCACGCGGCCCCCAGCGTACGGCGGCTGGCCCGCGAACTCGGCGTGAACATCAAGTCGGTGCAGGGCGCAGGCCCCGCCGGACGCATCAGCGCCGAGGACGTGCAGCAGGCGGCCAAGGGCGGCGCTCCGGCTCAGGTAGCGCAGGCTCAACCTGCCGCTGCTCAGGCTCCCGCTCCGCAAGCGTCTGCTGTCTCTCAAGCGGTGCCTGCCCAGGCAGTCCCCGCCGCCGCCAGGTTGCCCGACTTTGAAAAGTGGGGCACAGTGCGCCGCGAGGACATGTCGGGCATTCGCAAGGCCACCGTCCGCAGCATGAACGCTTCCACCAGCATTCCGATGGTCACGCAGTTCGACAAGGCCGACGTGACGCGCATGGAAGAGGTCCGCAAGCAGTTCGGGGCGCGGGTCGAGAAGGCGGGCGGCAAGCTCACCATGACCCACATCCTGATGAAGGTCGTGGCGAACACCCTGCGCAAGTTCCCCAAATTCGGTGCGAGCCTGGACCTGGAGAATCAGCAGGTCATCTACAAGGACTATGTCAACCTCGGCGTGGCGGTGGACACCCCCAACGGCTTGCTGGTGCCAGTGCTGAAAAATGCGGACCGGCTCAGCATCACCGAGATGGTGCTGCAACTGAGCGAGCTGGCCGGACGCGCCCGCGAGCGCAAGCTCAAGCCCGACGAGATGCAGGGCGCGACCTTTACGATTTCCAACCTCGGCGGCATCGGCGGCTACGCCTTCACGCCGATTGTCAATTCGCCGGAAGTGGCGATCCTGGGCGTCTCGCGCGGCGGTTTCGAGCCAGTCTGGAACAAGGAAACAGAGACGTTTGAGCCGCGCAACATGCTGCCGCTCTCGCTCAGCTACGACCACCGCCTGATTGACGGCGCGGACGCGGCCCGCTTCGTGCGGGCGATTGCCGAGAGCCTGGAAGACCCGTTCCTGATCTCGCTGTAA
- a CDS encoding UBP-type zinc finger domain-containing protein, with protein sequence MNALQQRRCAHAEAITEVRPESLDTCPECVALGDTWIHLRVCMTCGHVGCCDSFENRHITKHFHASQHPIIRSLEPGETWAYCYVDRWMVGGRQMTVEVSNFRS encoded by the coding sequence TTGAACGCCTTGCAGCAGCGCCGCTGCGCCCACGCCGAGGCCATCACTGAAGTGCGGCCTGAAAGCCTGGATACCTGCCCGGAGTGCGTGGCACTGGGCGACACCTGGATACACCTTCGGGTGTGTATGACCTGCGGGCACGTCGGCTGCTGCGACTCGTTCGAGAATAGGCACATCACCAAGCACTTCCACGCCAGCCAGCATCCGATCATTCGTAGCCTGGAACCAGGGGAGACCTGGGCATACTGCTACGTGGACAGGTGGATGGTGGGCGGCAGACAAATGACGGTTGAGGTCAGTAATTTCCGTTCCTGA
- a CDS encoding cytochrome b N-terminal domain-containing protein produces MSSPPDFSEKIMPDTPEANRDARQHGKVVGWLEDRTGLVSRLNQAAGHRVPRRSGWAFVFGSATLFAFILQVVSGITLAMFFEPATATAYQSLQQISTPGSFEALVRGLHYFGASLMVVMAGIHMARVYLMAAYKYPREVQWLSGVLLLFLVLAMAFTGQTLRWDQNALWSVVVGAEQAARAPFVGPILARFLLAGDTLNAATLSRLFSLHVFWFPAIMFGLIGLHVFLVLRNGISETPVPGRKVDPRTYKQDYQARVKRDGVPFWPDAAWRDTVFGSALILLMVFLAWKIGAPELGKPPDPSIVQADPKPDWYLIWYFSVLALWPYAVTNIMIIAAPLLALVALLALPFVSNKGERSPSRRPWAIAAVVVMVGLIFSLTVVGYREPWLPHFKALPLSAQTVGSTDPAVIRGAALFHSQSCILCHQIDGQGGIRGPDLSQVGARLSRDQLIWRIQNGAASMPPYAGVLTDQQLRDVVGFLETRK; encoded by the coding sequence GTGAGCAGCCCACCTGACTTTTCCGAGAAGATCATGCCCGACACGCCGGAGGCCAACCGCGACGCCCGCCAGCACGGCAAGGTCGTCGGCTGGCTGGAAGACCGCACCGGGCTGGTCAGCCGCCTCAATCAGGCGGCGGGCCACCGGGTGCCGAGGCGCAGCGGCTGGGCCTTCGTGTTCGGCAGCGCCACGTTGTTCGCCTTCATCTTGCAGGTGGTCAGCGGCATCACGCTGGCGATGTTCTTCGAACCGGCCACCGCCACCGCCTACCAGAGCCTCCAGCAGATTTCGACGCCTGGCAGCTTCGAGGCCCTCGTGCGCGGGCTGCACTACTTCGGCGCGTCTTTGATGGTCGTGATGGCGGGCATCCACATGGCCCGCGTTTACCTGATGGCCGCTTACAAATACCCGCGTGAGGTGCAGTGGCTCAGCGGGGTGCTGCTGCTGTTTCTGGTGCTGGCGATGGCCTTCACCGGGCAGACCCTGCGCTGGGACCAGAATGCCCTCTGGAGCGTGGTCGTCGGTGCGGAGCAGGCTGCCCGTGCGCCCTTCGTCGGCCCGATTCTGGCCCGCTTTCTGCTGGCCGGCGATACGCTCAACGCCGCCACACTCTCGCGCCTGTTCAGCCTGCACGTGTTCTGGTTCCCGGCGATCATGTTCGGCCTGATCGGGCTGCATGTCTTTCTGGTTCTCAGAAACGGGATCAGTGAAACGCCAGTGCCGGGGCGCAAGGTCGATCCGCGCACCTACAAACAGGACTACCAGGCCCGTGTCAAGCGTGACGGCGTGCCGTTCTGGCCCGACGCGGCCTGGCGCGACACGGTGTTCGGCAGCGCCCTGATCTTGCTAATGGTGTTTCTGGCCTGGAAGATCGGCGCACCCGAACTCGGCAAGCCGCCTGACCCCAGCATCGTGCAGGCCGATCCCAAGCCCGACTGGTACCTGATCTGGTACTTCTCGGTGCTGGCGCTGTGGCCTTACGCCGTCACCAACATCATGATCATCGCCGCGCCGCTGCTGGCGCTGGTGGCACTACTGGCCCTGCCGTTTGTCAGCAACAAGGGTGAGCGCTCGCCCAGCCGCCGTCCCTGGGCTATTGCGGCGGTGGTCGTCATGGTGGGCCTGATCTTCAGCCTGACGGTGGTGGGCTACCGGGAACCCTGGCTGCCGCATTTCAAAGCGCTGCCGCTGAGTGCTCAGACGGTGGGCAGCACCGATCCGGCAGTGATTCGCGGTGCGGCCCTGTTTCACAGTCAGTCGTGCATCCTGTGTCACCAGATTGACGGGCAGGGCGGCATTCGCGGCCCCGATCTGAGCCAGGTGGGCGCACGCCTGAGCCGCGATCAACTGATCTGGCGCATCCAGAACGGCGCGGCCAGCATGCCGCCGTATGCCGGGGTGCTGACGGATCAGCAGTTGCGCGACGTGGTGGGCTTTCTGGAGACGCGGAAGTGA
- a CDS encoding QcrA and Rieske domain-containing protein, with protein MSGAGDKTAAAQKTHQKTQQQQDTSRRKFLVWLSLGSGAAAAAAAGYPVARAVLDPAFQNKYSPTGDKGEWQTVGQQADFPLGQTVLVTFTRPDAQAYAGAVKKDTAYLTRREGDWLALHNVCMHLGCPVQHQAGSGLYFCPCHGGVYNAEGTNVAGPPRIPLRRLGVRLQGQDVQLQTAALPLPTLVWPGSSS; from the coding sequence ATGAGCGGCGCGGGCGACAAGACTGCGGCGGCTCAGAAAACCCACCAGAAAACGCAGCAGCAGCAGGACACTTCCCGCCGCAAGTTTCTGGTCTGGCTGAGTCTCGGCTCCGGCGCGGCGGCGGCGGCAGCGGCAGGCTACCCGGTGGCGCGGGCGGTGCTCGACCCGGCCTTTCAGAATAAGTACAGCCCCACAGGCGACAAGGGCGAGTGGCAGACCGTCGGGCAGCAGGCCGACTTTCCGCTGGGCCAAACGGTGCTGGTGACGTTCACCCGGCCTGACGCCCAGGCCTACGCCGGGGCCGTCAAGAAGGACACCGCCTACCTGACCCGGCGTGAGGGCGACTGGCTGGCGCTGCACAACGTCTGTATGCACCTGGGCTGCCCGGTGCAGCATCAGGCGGGTTCGGGTCTCTACTTCTGCCCGTGTCACGGCGGGGTCTACAACGCGGAGGGCACCAACGTGGCCGGGCCGCCGCGCATTCCGCTCCGGCGCTTGGGGGTGCGGCTCCAGGGTCAGGACGTGCAGCTTCAGACCGCTGCGTTGCCACTGCCGACGCTGGTGTGGCCGGGGAGCAGTTCGTGA
- a CDS encoding cytochrome c oxidase assembly protein gives MTALGLNRWPLAGALLALLGAGLLYASGTEMRPGSFSSHMGAHLLLSLGAAPLLVLAFPEWRPRVSGPLAFLAFNLVTYGVHLPTIYARLMTPAGMALESLLFVGTGLLFWLRAAGGGLGAATLLLSQMVACALLGAAITFSRDAYSMTVPSDTALGGVLMWVLGGLVVMAGAVYHLLSLLNSGLKSGQEPHEQAT, from the coding sequence GTGACCGCTCTGGGTCTTAACCGCTGGCCGCTCGCTGGGGCACTCCTGGCCCTGCTCGGCGCAGGCCTGCTCTACGCTTCAGGCACGGAGATGCGTCCTGGCAGCTTCAGTTCGCACATGGGTGCCCACCTGCTGCTGTCGCTGGGGGCCGCACCGCTGCTGGTGCTGGCCTTTCCGGAATGGCGGCCCCGCGTGAGTGGCCCACTGGCCTTTCTGGCCTTCAACCTCGTCACCTACGGGGTGCATCTGCCCACTATCTACGCCCGACTGATGACGCCAGCCGGAATGGCGCTCGAAAGCCTGCTGTTTGTCGGCACGGGGCTGCTGTTCTGGCTCCGGGCGGCGGGCGGAGGGCTGGGCGCGGCGACGCTCCTCCTTTCACAAATGGTGGCCTGCGCCCTGCTGGGGGCCGCCATTACGTTCAGCCGTGACGCCTACTCCATGACCGTGCCCAGCGACACCGCGCTCGGCGGCGTGCTGATGTGGGTCTTGGGCGGGCTGGTGGTCATGGCGGGAGCGGTCTATCACCTGCTTTCCCTTTTGAATTCTGGTTTGAAGTCTGGACAGGAACCCCATGAACAAGCGACCTAG
- a CDS encoding cytochrome c oxidase subunit 3 — protein MTGPSVAGQSLSGPDYEPGPGGAVLPHFSDAHPPEYADASPQSNGFWGMVVFLATDTVMFTLLIVANIYLRRYSHGPGQSALDPGTTLWYSLGLWASSGTLILADRFKSRAALSGGLTLLTALLGLVFVYGQVQEYLGLIAKGATVDANLFFTGFYTVTGLHGLHVLLGAVALTILGILRLRGLIGPKRSGFAAGLGIYWHFVDAVWVVLFLVLYIWGGP, from the coding sequence ATGACCGGACCATCAGTCGCCGGACAGTCTCTCAGCGGGCCAGACTATGAACCGGGACCGGGCGGTGCTGTGCTGCCGCACTTCTCCGACGCCCATCCACCTGAGTACGCCGACGCCAGTCCGCAGTCCAACGGTTTCTGGGGCATGGTGGTGTTTCTCGCCACCGACACGGTGATGTTTACCTTGCTGATCGTCGCCAACATTTACCTGCGGCGCTACTCGCACGGCCCCGGCCAGAGCGCCCTCGACCCCGGCACGACCCTCTGGTACAGCCTGGGGCTGTGGGCGTCGAGTGGCACACTGATTCTGGCCGACCGCTTCAAGAGCCGCGCCGCGCTGTCCGGCGGCCTGACGTTGCTCACTGCCCTGCTGGGTCTGGTCTTCGTGTACGGCCAGGTGCAGGAGTACCTCGGCCTGATTGCCAAGGGCGCAACTGTGGACGCCAACCTGTTTTTCACTGGCTTCTACACCGTGACCGGACTCCACGGCTTGCACGTGCTGCTGGGCGCAGTCGCGCTGACGATTCTTGGCATTCTGCGCCTGCGGGGGCTGATCGGCCCGAAGCGCTCAGGCTTCGCGGCGGGCCTGGGCATCTACTGGCATTTCGTGGACGCCGTGTGGGTGGTGCTGTTTCTGGTGCTGTACATCTGGGGTGGGCCGTGA